The Liolophura sinensis isolate JHLJ2023 chromosome 6, CUHK_Ljap_v2, whole genome shotgun sequence genomic sequence AGCATAAATAACTTGTAGCAATGAAGCTGCGTCATGCATGCGGGATGCACGTAGATATAATAGATAGAAACTGCAGGGATGAAAGAGCCATTGCGTTGTTCATAACTGGCGATTAATTGTTGCAAAACCTCGTGCCTATATTTTACCTCTGTATAAGAGCGAACTCAAACTGACCTGTTTGCCTTCATCCACAGTGGTCTCAATTTGCTTCAGAACTGTCTTTAACTCAGCCTCGAGCTGGGATCCAATGCCAGTCTGGGTTTCACGTTTACCTGCAGGTCAATATCGACATGGTAAAACATGGAAGGGGTGCATCTTTTATTGATCAAAAGCAATTGAGAATATTTACTATTGAACtatattttcagtttgattAAAAAATTCATTACAAAAATTATACGTGATCTCAATCACTTTCTGGGATCTGAATGCCAGATAGACGCACAGTCTAATCTTGAAAGTAATCTTGAATAACATGTATTGAACATGAGAAATGTTAACTAGACTGACTAAATCTATAGTCTAAAATTCACACAGAGCAATAACATTACCATATCTAATTTGTGTCAAAGGGAGACGTACCAAAAGCAGAGTGGATCTCGGACCAAAGATGGCTGACCCCTTTCAGAAAGCCGGAGACGATGGTCGCGGCCTCGCCTTCCAGTTTGGCTAGCTCGCCCTTGGAGTTCTCCCACACCTTTCCTCCTACTGTCTTGGCTTGCTCCAGAAGAGTTTTCCCTTTGTTCAACAGGTCATGAGCAACCTGATGAAGCGCAAAAACATACACGTGCAGAAATgaataaactttttaaaatgtgtatattgttaCACGAATTGTGCATATTACTGAGTTAGAAAATAAATCTACACAACTCATAAGATAAAAAATCGGATTGgcgtcattttaaaaaaatcacgAATGGTACATATTACTCATGTTATTTAGAGTGTGCATATTATAAGAAATGCGTCATAACAAGTCATACACAAAAGTGTTAGCGTTATTtggaaattacatttttctggacacatacatgtattatagtcgtGAAATTTGGCTGAGCCTGCTTCGGGTTTCGAACTATGGACCTCAGAGTCAGGAACTAACTCGCCATCAAAATATGTCAATGACGTAGGCCATTCCGCCATGAGTCCTCCAAATAGGCAGCAGTATAAGACCTGTCATACATGGAGAAGTCAAACGGCCGGTACGCAGAAGTAGGCCGCGACGCAAGGCCATTTTAAAAAACGCGCCCCCTTGTGAAGAGCAAGAACACCTttccaacaacaaaaacaacacgaTTGTCCTCCCACATAGCTTAACTGCTCGTCATAGCCTTTTGaatttttggacatattcttacCTTTCCTCCGGCGGCGACGGTAGACTCAATGTCTCCTAAAACCTTCTTGATCTCAGCATGGAGATCAGCGGCCTCTCTGCGCCTAGAAATAACGAGACAAACGGAATGAAATATATGATTAAGAATCAGTCACACTGAGCAAAATATAGGCATCAATTTCACTCATTTGTCGTTTGATATTAAATCTGTATATGTGACGCAGGGATTCATGACCTGCTAAGCACCACACACAACACCCATGACAGTTTCCTACTTCATTGGGAACGATCTTATATATGTCCCATACAAACGTGTTAAGTTAGTCAAAGTCTTACCCTTTTTATATGGAATCGTGGGAACGGCATGTTTAAGTTGATAGCAAGATAAGTTCTTACTGGTTACTTAGGTAATTCCGGCTACCCACTACTTACTGGGTTTTGGAGCATGCAGGTCCAGAATGGGCGACATGCTGATATTCACACTCAATCTCAGTCCACAGTTCTCCCAGATCGTGTTTGTATGGCTCGAAGAAGGTCTGGGCCTGCTTGACTACTTCCTGGGACTTGGCGGCTGTGGCGTTCAAGAACTACAGCAGATATATGGCCTAGATGATTCTTCTAAGCTCATAAACAGCTCTACATACACTTTACAGCAGTTCTGCAACATTTACCAAAGTACTtagcagataaaaaaaaaacaccatggCGCTGATGTCCAAGGCAGTCTGGAGAAGATTTCggttaaaacatttacatgaatgtgAACATGCAGGGAGCAACTATGCCTTTAGCTACTAACGTTTCAACCTGCACGGTTTCcatctaccataatgctggccgccgtcgtataagtgaaatattcttgagtacggcgtaaaacaccaatcaaataaaaaaaaaaaaataactaacgTTTTCGGCGAGTCCTTTCACGTTGTCAATAATCGGTTGGGCATTATGAACTTGTTCCTTGAAGACGTTGCCAATGTACTCGTTGAAGTCTCTAAGGTGGGTACCGATGTCATGGAACAGGGCTTGCATGTCCTTGGACAGGCGGGCGTTGAAGGCTTTGATGTCGTCCAACAAGAAACGCCTCTGAAAATAGGACAATCGGTAACAAGACAATGGtgatgtgagtgaaatatttatttcatcgggTCATGTACAAATGACAGCAGATCAACATATTTTAACatgctaattttatttattacatttatttatttgttttatttattaatttgattggtgttcagaTGACGATgacggtggccatcattatggtgggagaaaaccgggcagagcacgatTATTTAGGATCGTTATTAAAAGGGGCAGTATAATATAAATGTTTGAGGGCAATAGAGGGATATTAACTGTTTTCATAAAGAATACAAATTTAGGAGAAGCCTTCAGAATCAGACGAAACTTTACCTCAGCCGATCTTTTCCctgaaagaataaaacaaaccgTCAGTTAAGAAGATATAATTAAACAAAGTCTCGCGGAAAAGATGGGAACTAATTGTGCTGACTACTTTACAAGACTTTGGCTTAAATTTCCTATATTTAAGATGATATTTAAACGCGCATGTATAAGATGTAAGTTGGATATATAATATGTGGTTACCAATGACATGTTGAAGCTCGTGCCAGAGGTTGCTGATGTTCTTCAGCCAGCCTCCGAAGACAGAGGCAGCAGCGGTGTTCAGCTTAGCAAGTTCCCCTTGTGCGGTGTGCCAAACCTGACCGCCAAGGGTCTTGGCCTGCTCCAACAGGGTGTGACCCTTGGTGAGAAGGTCATGTGCAACCTGTGAAGCAAGGGAAGGCGACTCTGTAATATGCCACAACAGGATAGACAAAATATAATCACCCAGCAACTTACAAATAAATAGCCACAAAAAGACATCCCTTTTGAAATTCATCctcaaatgttattttattgtaaaaaggCATACATTTTTCGCTCAGAAGATGGAGGTAATAGGCCACAAATGGCCACTAATGATCACACGTtcgctaagttgattgtaactactgTCACAATTAACGTTAAGGTTTCCGTCCTAGTTATAGTCAAATATAGCCTATGATATATCTTTCAGGAACAGGACCTATTACTAAGACATACTTAAAGTTAGTGGACTCCACTGTCACAAATGACGTAGCACAACTGAACCATACTACTGACTCATGTTAACTATTGTACTTCGATAAATCTTAACAGACAAGGTAAACAGATATACATCTGCAGTGTATCAAATTCAGATATACGAGAAAGGGTTTGAAATCATTTTACAGCCGAATGCATGTTAACAAATAACGTGCATTTCATTTTTAAGATTTGTAGAGATTTAAAGACTATCCGCTCTTGTTCTATGTTGtatattatgaatattttgcTCATACCGCTTTCCCCTGGTCCACTGTTGTCTCGATCTGAGACAAGACTTGCTTCAGTTCCGCTTCAACCTGGGCACCCAGGTCGGTCTGGGTCTCTCGTCCTGTGGAGGACAAGTAAACGATAAGATTGTAGCTTGTTCAAGTTCATGAATGCTTGGTGTTTACAGTGACTTTTAGCATTAAATTTTGAGACATCCAAGCGGTGTATGTCTCCTTGTCGTAGAGCGGTCCCGACGTCGGTTTTGACGCCTGGATTCAATGCAGGCATTCGTCATAGAATAAAACCACCAGGTTTATTGTACAACTTGGACTAGTTTGGACTTCTGTTGAACGAAGAAGTACCAAAATTATCTACCGTGTTTAAGCTTGAACCCTGGATATGTCGCTTACTCGGTGGGATATGGAGTGGTTACATTCCAGAAATTTCCCCCTAGGATGTTCTAAACATGTTACTCTTATAAGCACATTCTACGTGTAAATTCGTGTAACAAAATGTCCCCATATGATAAAGAAAACGATTTCAATGTggtaccagcaacctgcagatggtcgtgggtttccccagggctcttcccggtttcctctcaccaaaacgctggccgccgtcgtataagtgaaatattcttgagtacggcgtaaatcatcaatcaaatcaataaatcgatGTGGAAATTTAGAACTGTGTTAGAATTGAATTTCTTATTGTGGtagaaaattatatttcaaaCGATGTCGAGATCTTCAGTGCTATGCTATTGGAAGGTTACCAGGTATATATGACCAGACCCCACTCACTATCAAGATGTGACATCAGACACGAGAAAATGAACTCAAATTAGTACTTACTGATGACGGAGGCATTGATTGCAACGAAAAGTGCCAAACAAATCACCAGCTTCATGAtgttttctacaaaaaaaaatattaatgttttatactCGGTTGTCAAACTGTAATCGGATGAGTAACTAATGGGCCCTTGATTTGAATCCAGCAATACCTGTATCGTAAATGATTACAAGAGCCTTGCCGTGCCACTCCTAATATGGCGTCTTATTTTACCTGTGGAATTATGCATATCATTTGATCAAGAAAAGTCGTGACAGCATTCTTCTGACCAAATCACAATTTCAGCTTAAAATAACGGATATTTTGTTGCATAACACATTCCAAATATGTCTCTCATACAGGTTAGAACTTTACAaagatacaaaataaaatacaaagttGCACAAAGAGAATGTTTCGCCATGAATGTTCacaatataaaaacaaactgCTAATAAATAGTTCCTGAATTTTCCAGCATAAAATTCTTCTTTTGTGTTGGTAAATCCATATCTTACCTTATTATGCTCCTAAAATGGCTCGGAAAGGCAACCTATTAAGAAAAACTCGCCTTTTATAGGCCCCGGAGATGATGGCTCCACCCCCCCATGTCACGCCAAACAGCCGGGCATGTTGTCCTGGATTCACGACAGAGACCACCTGGAGTTCCCACACCTGGTCAGCACGATATTGGCTATCTTTGACATTGACGAGTCACGGACTTTGCCCTCTGTATGACGTGTGACTGTGATACTATGTTACCACTTTCTCTTGTTTATTTGTGATCAGTGATGCTCCTTTCTCCAGTTCGTTTCCAAACGTTCCATTTGCCCGGAgacaaacttttgaaataattttgctAATCTATGCTAAcatatgattacaatatcctGAAACCAATGTTTTTATCTGTGTGTGGTTGGAGACGAAAGCTTCTATCTCTTTTGTAGTTTGTTTTGaggaaatatacatatatgtaataaacgCTTAAAATAGTTAAAGAGCCACGACggattattctttttattagtTAGATTGCTTTTGCTGCAGGAAATGCCTGCAGTATATGTTATCTCGGAGTAACCAATATGGCAGGGTCACACAAAAGTACACTATTATGAACTGAAATATACAAGACAAGCCTGCATGACATTTGGACGATATTGTTTTCCCTTTCACAGGACAGAACGTACTGCGATGACCCCTTAGAATCAGCAGTAATAGTTCACATTCCTTTGTCAGAGAATATTAGGTTTTGTTATGAGGTCTCATGATGACGACATAAGAGTGTAAGAGGCAGTCTGTGTGTGCAATAGTCAGGACCAACGGCCAGCCAACTGAAAACGTTCAGAACCTTCGGACAAAGAACATTACATCTTTTTATCTGACAGCGGGTGCCAATGTTACCAAACTATAATTTCTTCTTCAAAGTTTTTGACATACGCCTCAACAGCTGTCAAATGGTGCCAAAACTTATACAGGTTTCTGCTCATACTGCCTGATTCTTGAAAACACGAGCATGACTGGAATGTGTAACCTTACCATAGTTTTTTGTGGCATGTTGTTACATTAATCTACAAATCAGGCTGTATTGTTCCTTCTTACACTAAAGTGTAGTGGAAATGTTTGGTGGAAAGCCTTGAACATTTTACATAAGACCATATTTTGACCAAAGTTCGGCATATGAATCTGGTCACACGTCATGAAGTCGTGCGTGAATGCGATAACGCTTCAGCTCATAGTATGGCTATATTTATCAGCCTGCCTGGTACTTGAAGTATTATTTATCATGCAGACAAACATGTCGACCGCCATAGTGCATGGGAACTAAGTTGAACTATTTGTTATGCAAATGTTTCCTACTGCTTTGAATGTGTGTTCATTTCTTGACAAACTTCATCTGGAGTCCGTTGTACCAACCAAGCCCACTTACTATGGTCACGTATGCCATCActttatgttgtcatggaagttatGCATAAGGCATACCGTATCAGATGATTGCTTCATAAAATGGCTTTAATTGCGTTACTCGGACGTTTCCAATTCATTCCCAGTATGTGTGATACATAACTCAAACTTAGAGATCAGCAAAATTTTTATACATTAAAGAAGTAACATTACACAGACATGTGGTGAGAAAAAGTTTAGGTACGGACGTGAGGTACACGTTTGGACGGTTTTTGTTGGCATTAGGGCGCCAACATTGTCTTGAAGATTTAATTTCATAGATAAAATGCACCAATGCTTCTttacaaaggacctggtatggtaaggcgggcaATCGGCTACAGTGAATGAAATTCTGCACCTCAAGAATCAAAACTGAATTaagctgtgattgacagctgttgACTCACTCTTAAGGTCActagtgagtgagtgtgtgagtgcttggggtttaacgtcgtacttaacaatttttcagtcatatgacgacgaagtaatccttaaagtgcatgcaATGTACCTCCTTaatgcaagacggatttccaccgctgcttcactgaaacaccttaccgaaggcaagtaagctgccccgcccgagccactatactgatacgtgtcaaccagtcattgcactatacccttcatgctgaacgccaagcgaggaagttacaacttcctcttttaaggtcttaggtatgactcaacccaggattgaccctggatctaccgctcccgaagtaaGGCGACTTGTCTTTCCTGTCTGTTTTACTCCTCCTTTTCCATTATTTGTCAAGCATGCACAAGTAAAGCTGCATACATGCACTGAAAACATGGTTAGGTCAAAAAATCGAAATTATGActagtcacactgaaatatcttttttgtgTTAGGCCATGTAGAGATgagaaaatcactgcaccacaaaagTAACTTTctggaaaattcttcagcaggtcgttaaacaccaataaactaagtaaataatacataaaaaatgtaactttcagctttATAACTAcgctacatgtaacatatagcATGGCACGTCACTCATAGACGCCCACACGTTCTCTCAAGCAGGGTTCGTCTAGGCTTTCCATGTAGttaacacatgttacatattatcATACTTTAACGATTATCGCTTCCATCCCAGGACAACACGTATTTAATGCAGGATCGCccatatctttactcacacacacactgctaagattcgaactctttctcAACGTACTACATGTTCTCCATGGTGACTCCGTTAGATTGTTGTACTATAAAAGACGCTGTACAAACGTCGGTAGAAATGCGGATTTTAAAATGTGCCAACatgtgacaaaactgatcacattatactgtttaacttttacaaatggagacaaacgttaaccagcACGCAGAGATACACACATGAAAATTTCAGTAAAGCTGTCTTTCTAGTTAACGTTCATCTgcatatatgaaataaaacagaccaTGCCTCGTTTGAGCCCCTTTTATAATAATCTCTTTCATGGTCTTATAACTTTTATTGGCGCTTCTAGCAagatttatacttctgattcggaaatttacagaattgtgctgggattctGAATTTGCACTTTCTCATCGTACCTTTCCGGGGCCTACTCACCGCTTAACGGTACCACGTCCTTTCCTCTACATAGACTATATTCTGCCTGAAGAACCAACACAGGAGTGTGACAGATTTACGACTTATCTACCATAATCAAATTCTTGTTTTATGCAattgttttgtcagttttaatgaTTACGTACTTAATTAGTACATGGAACTTCTATGCATGTAATAATCATTGTACACAATAATTTATCGATGAGAATGAAAAGGTGCATCAAGACATGTACTTCTACCTAATCAGATACTTGTGGATTTTCAACTAAACAAGCATTAAAAGGCGACATAAAAGACATTACTTTATTTTCAGCTTTGGAACGATTTTTGTGAACACCACACCACACGTACGATTACTTATGAACATGTAGGCCAGCATGCACCAGATGTGTGACACATGGAATCAGCGCATCACTGTTGTGACGTCAAGGCGAGTTCTGGCATTCTTCAGTGGCCCAATCTCCTTGCAATACCCTCACTTCACCTCACGTGACGTTTACCTGCACCTCACAAAACAGTCCATTGTTAAACCAGATGCTAAAGAATTAGTATCACATGTAATACCAAAATTTCTGATCTTTTTCGCCCATATCCATTGTTCGAAGTGTAATccggtttttctacacatacatctacaggTATTCGAATGCAAAATTTctaattttctttcattaaaaaaaataataataataaatatttctggTACTGGTATTAATTTAGAAATGTGGGAATTCGTCGTTGTCACAATATTAGAAGAATTTGCAACAGAACTAAGCGATTTAAAGCATATGCTCCATAGATGTGTTATCACAAAATTGAGTGTCGGAAATGAAAACTAACCAAAACCCCCGAAAAACTTGTTTAGAAAGTTGGGCATGCTGTATCCTCGTTTTAGCATGCTTGGCGCTGCTCTGATCTGTCCGTCCTCCAGTATAAGGTCTACTTGTTGGATGGCCCGGGGTAAGTGGTCATCTTCCTGTATTAAATGAAAAGTTTCAGCACTGCATAACATAAGTTATACGTCAAAAAGATTCACTTACATGCATTGTATCAATCAgttagaatttttgttttatttatttatttaattggtgttttacgccgtacttaagaatatttcacttttacgatgacgaccagcattgtggtggaaggaaactggacagactCATGACCACAcaagcccgagggaaacccacgagaatccacaggttgcttccagaccttctcacgtacggccgaagaggaagccagcatgggctggacttgaactcacagcgaccgcattggtgagagtcttctTGGTCATTGctccgcgctggcgtgctaactacCTTGACCATCTCGGCCCACAGAACTTTTGTTTAAACAGAATCAGGTGATTTGACGTATTCATGACGTAAAATTACACAAGGGTGTCTTTATTCGCTTCTTATAGGATCTTGACACACTGACTATTGAACTTACAGCTGTTGATGAGCGATCAGATTTTCATCGTCAGGCAACATCTTTTTGCTATGTATTACATCCCGAATGCTGTACGATTGTTTTGAAAACGTTCTAAGGGAATTAAAGTACATCGTATTGGAGAAAAGTCTAATTGACTTCATAACACATTTTACCTTCTCCATCAACCCCGGTTGGTCCATCTTCACCAGCGTCTGGTACAGAGCTAAGGAGTCTGACCTGAGTCGTACCCCGGGAAATACAAAATTTGCCACAAGTACAATATTAGCGCTTAAAACATTAACAGCTCCATgaattattatttgtataaagTGTTATGCAGGAaattctatacatgtatcaatcgGTTGTGGTTACAAACTGGATGGTGTGTTTGCTTCGTAAACGGTAGATGAGGGTTTTCAATGGTTTTAGCCTTGGTGCTAATGGGGTTCTCCAGCCCTCTgaaaagggaagcaaatctcgTTTCCCAATACCCATAATCATGAATAAGCATATCTCACATTGTGATTCAGATAGGTAGAGGGCACTACTGTTTTctgagttacaagatttgcctCCCCTATGTAGAGGGCTGGTGAATTCCATTCGCTTTGAACGAACCAAGTACTGCTTGACTCGGTAtcaggacacagacccccattacaacttccgtttttcggtagggacgattgtagttctgtgaattttagggtataaagtctttttttgctcccaggcgtccatttttggtgcacaggtgcatgcatggtattaaaatgctggaaactgtctaaactttgaggaggtatgagctttattgatgaaagtttgaaattctgggcgagaggacacaaggtgtgaggtagtgatgaggctgcgagtgacgtccccttggcgttgctaggcacgcctcccagctgtcggcatggaaaggtccagattttgacggtcaacctatgtcaagatttttatggcttctttctcacaggctgggccaggtatgcaccaaagcttaatggccacggaatgtttgggactgagctacagcgctagacgttaactttgtcgcttatggaaaattaatgggggtccgaggccatcagtataatgcgactggaggcggggggggggagagtgggggggggacgtgtgtggtgtcttcggcttTGCGTTCGTGTGCATGTGGCTGCACTATAAATAAGCCAACATTAGATCCGGTGTGCTTTAAGGAGACAAGGTGTtgtgatatgaccgaaataacgCTGAagccacgttaaaccccagtcGACACTAAGACACTAAACTTGTAACGAGTGCCTTAGAAACACGGGCCATGTAAGAGGGTAGCGGGCCTTGTCATGTAGAAGGCACGGATGAGCAAGCAAGCCAATTTTACTTCTAAATGTCCAAATCAGACAGTGTTTACAGTTAAATATTTAGAGAACGACACTTGTCACGCATTTGACTTACGCTTTCTCGGATGTGCCATGTCTCACATTTCCCCTCCCATTCAGTTTATCTGCAAATGTAGAATAAAGTGAAATTATTTCTTCAATTCCAGAAAGTATGTTTTCATTGAAAGGAAGAAATACGGTTTGGTATGTTGTTAACAATAAGGTAGCCTAATCAATGACATTGAGATGCTATGGTGTGTTGTAACAAATTATTGAAATCTCACCATCTATTATATTGGACTAATTGAAAAGATATAAAATGTTGTAACATGCGTATAATTATTATGGGATTTGGGTCAAGAGAAAAGAGATCCAAATTCATGCATTTGCCAACAACTTCCACACTGTCGACAGTACCCTGGTTTTACTCACAATACTGTATTCTTTTATGTCAGAGGATGTTAAGTTTTGTGACGTATTATTAATACTGTGAGGTGGAGAAGAAGGGTATTACGGAAAACTTACCGGCTACCGACAAGTTCCCTGAGACCGTGAGACAGCAGAGAAAGAAGCACGGGACAAACAACTTCAGAAACATTATGGTCAACAGAtaattctgaagaaaaaaaaa encodes the following:
- the LOC135466235 gene encoding uncharacterized protein LOC135466235 isoform X1, producing MFLKLFVPCFFLCCLTVSGNLSVADKLNGRGNVRHGTSEKASDSLALYQTLVKMDQPGLMEKEDDHLPRAIQQVDLILEDGQIRAAPSMLKRGYSMPNFLNKFFGGFGAGKRHVR
- the LOC135468663 gene encoding uncharacterized protein LOC135468663 isoform X2, encoding MKLVICLALFVAINASVIRRETQTDLGAQVEAELKQVLSQIETTVDQGKAVAHDLLTKGHTLLEQAKTLGGQVWHTAQGELAKLNTAAASVFGGWLKNISNLWHELQHVIGKRSAERRFLLDDIKAFNARLSKDMQALFHDIGTHLRDFNEYIGNVFKEQVHNAQPIIDNVKGLAENFLNATAAKSQEVVKQAQTFFEPYKHDLGELWTEIECEYQHVAHSGPACSKTQRREAADLHAEIKKVLGDIESTVAAGGKVAHDLLNKGKTLLEQAKTVGGKVWENSKGELAKLEGEAATIVSGFLKGVSHLWSEIHSAFGKRETQTGIGSQLEAELKTVLKQIETTVDEGKQVAHHLLEKGHTLLAQAKVTGGQVWQNAKGELAKLNGAASTIFSNFLKTASSFWHEIVNSFGKRDAELEKRFLLDSLKELSVHLSEDLNKIFTNVGSKFHAFNAYLVDLFKQGTTAAKPVVDNVKTLAHNFLTATQAKSKEVVSQAKEFFEPYKHDLGQLWSQVECTYNHVVHNAAADCHDAPVY
- the LOC135468663 gene encoding uncharacterized protein LOC135468663 isoform X1, translated to MKLVICLALFVAINASVIRRETQTDLGAQVEAELKQVLSQIETTVDQGKAVAHDLLTKGHTLLEQAKTLGGQVWHTAQGELAKLNTAAASVFGGWLKNISNLWHELQHVIGKRSAERRFLLDDIKAFNARLSKDMQALFHDIGTHLRDFNEYIGNVFKEQVHNAQPIIDNVKGLAENFLNATAAKSQEVVKQAQTFFEPYKHDLGELWTEIECEYQHVAHSGPACSKTQRREAADLHAEIKKVLGDIESTVAAGGKVAHDLLNKGKTLLEQAKTVGGKVWENSKGELAKLEGEAATIVSGFLKGVSHLWSEIHSAFGKRETQTGIGSQLEAELKTVLKQIETTVDEGKQVAHDLLEKGHTLLAQAKVTGGQVWQNAKGELAKLNDAASTIFSNFLKTASSFWHEIVNSFGKRETQTAIGAQLEAELKEVLKQIETTVDDGKQVAHHLLEKGHTLLAQAKVTGGQVWQNAKGELAKLNGAASTIFSNFLKTASSFWHEIVNSFGKRDAELEKRFLLDSLKELSVHLSEDLNKIFTNVGSKFHAFNAYLVDLFKQGTTAAKPVVDNVKTLAHNFLTATQAKSKEVVSQAKEFFEPYKHDLGQLWSQVECTYNHVVHNAAADCHDAPVY
- the LOC135466235 gene encoding uncharacterized protein LOC135466235 isoform X2 codes for the protein MFLKLFVPCFFLCCLTVSGNLSVADKLNGRGNVRHGTSEKASDSLALYQTLVKMDQPGLMEKEDDHLPRAIQQVDLILEDGQIRAAPSMLKRGYSMPNFLNKFFGGFGKRHVR